The Pseudomonas aeruginosa genome includes the window CGGCTACAGTCATGTCGGCCTGCGCCTGGTGCCGGCCACCGTGGAAGAGCACCACTATCCGCTGCTGGCCGATGCCGGCCTGCGCCGGCGGACCCTGGCGCGGCTGCGCGACAGCGGAGTGCGCACGCTGGACGTGGAGATCCTGCGCCTGCGTCCGGACACCCGCGTCGGCGAGTTCGCCGCGGTGCTGGAGGTCGGCGCCGAGTTCGGCGCGCGCTATGTGCTGGTGGCCGGCAACGATGACGACGAACGGCGCAGCGCGGACAATTTCGCCGCGTTGTGCGACCTGGCGCGGCCGCTCGGCCTCGACCCGCACCTGGAGTTCATGCCCTGGACCGGGATCCGCGACCTGCGGCAGGCCGCGCGGGTGGTCGAGGCGGCGGCGCGGGACAACGCCGGCCTGTTGCTGGACGCCTTCCATTTCGACCGCTCGGCCAGCAGCCTGGAAGACCTGCGGGCGATCCCGCCTGCGCGCCTGGGCTACGCGCAACTCTGCGATGTCGTCGGGCCGCGTCCGACGTCGATGGACGAAATCCTTCGCCAGGCCCGCGAGGAACGGCGTTTCCCTGGCGATGGCGGGCTCGATCTGCTGGCGCTGCTGCGCGCCCTGCCGGAGAACCTGCCGCTGAGCCTGGAGGTGCCCGCGCTGGATTTGCTCGCGCGCGGCGTGGATGGCACGGAGCGGGCGCGGCTGGCGATCGAGCGGACCCGGGCGCTGCTCGCCCGCCTGTAGCGCCACCGCGCAGGCAGGTTGCCCGTTTGCATAATGGAACGGGGTTCTATAGTTTCCAAACGTTGAAGCCGATCGTTTCTTTCCTCGATGGCGGGTACCGTCAGAATAAATAGCCTGCTATCGATTTGCCCTGGTGCCCGGACCCTCCGATGAACGCATCCACCTCCCCGCTGCCCGCCAGCGACCAGACCCTGCGCGGCATCCTGCTGATCTGTGCCGCGGTGTTCCTGTTCGCCAGCCACGACGGGTTGTCCAAGTTCCTTTCCGGTTTCTACCCGATCGTCATGGTGGTCTGGGCCCGCTACCTGGTGCACACCCTGCTGATGGTCGCCGTGTTCGTGCCGCGCAACGGCCTCGCGGTGATCCGCAGCCGCCG containing:
- a CDS encoding sugar phosphate isomerase/epimerase family protein — protein: MESRILSLAALTVLELSPPDMVEAAARAGYSHVGLRLVPATVEEHHYPLLADAGLRRRTLARLRDSGVRTLDVEILRLRPDTRVGEFAAVLEVGAEFGARYVLVAGNDDDERRSADNFAALCDLARPLGLDPHLEFMPWTGIRDLRQAARVVEAAARDNAGLLLDAFHFDRSASSLEDLRAIPPARLGYAQLCDVVGPRPTSMDEILRQAREERRFPGDGGLDLLALLRALPENLPLSLEVPALDLLARGVDGTERARLAIERTRALLARL